A region of Bacillus rossius redtenbacheri isolate Brsri chromosome 2, Brsri_v3, whole genome shotgun sequence DNA encodes the following proteins:
- the LOC134528924 gene encoding uncharacterized PE-PGRS family protein PE_PGRS20-like, with translation MALADATSDTKWGAGIRGGAAGHEELALADAASDAAWAAGQSGGAAARDKLVLADASSDAAWGAGPGGSTTARDELALADASSDAAWAAGPGGGTWAREKLELADAASDAAWAARPGGGAAGMKRRSRPGEQEADAPVRGVLVGYFTRGSSNVFARMAGVPIRVSVPGQPALFGLGGDAASASSGLEMGSGQGGAPAGSSESSSVISVTRH, from the exons atggcgctggcggaCGCCACCTCGGACACTAAGTGGGGTGCTGGGATAAGAGGCGGCGCCGCAGGGCATGAAGAGTTGGCACTGGCAGACGCCGCCTCAgacgctgcgtgggcagctgggcagagcggcggcgccgcggcgcgggATAAGTTGGTGCTGGCGGATGCCTCCTCAGACGCTGCGTGGGGAGCTGGGCCGGGCGGCAGCACCACGGCGCGTGATGAGTTAGCGCTGGCGGATGCCTCCTCGgacgctgcgtgggcagctgggccgggaggtggCACCTGGGCGCGTGAAAAGTTGGAGctggcggacgccgcctcggacGCTGCGTGGGCAGCTAGGCCGGGAGGCGGTGCCGCGGGCATGAAGA gacgtaGTCGGCCAGGTGAGCAGGAGGCCGACGCTCCCGTCAGGGGCGTTCTCGTGGGCTACTTCACTCGAGGCTCGTCGAATGTGTTCGCCCGTATGGCTGGCGTTCCCATTCGGGTATCAGTGCCGGGCCAG CCGGCCCTTTTCGGGCTTGGGGGCGATGCCGCCTCGGCCTCATCCGGGTTGGAGATGGGCTCCGGACAAGGGGGTGCTCCGGCGGGGTCCTCGGAGTCTTCCTCAGTGATCTCCGTTACCCGGCACTAA